The following proteins come from a genomic window of Candidatus Neomarinimicrobiota bacterium:
- the selD gene encoding selenide, water dikinase SelD, with product MSKRNQIKLTHYSHGAGUACKIGPEDLAQVLGDLEIVHQERVIVGFNGSDDAAVVRLDEGKLVVQTVDFFTPIVDDPYQFGQIAAANSLSDIYAMGATPRFALNIVGFPIKELSKDVLKEILHGGSDKAKEAGIPIVGGHSIDDKEPKYGLVVTGDVNENKLIRNSSARDDDAIILTKPLGTGIVSTAIKQELAPDEMIKSAVDCMAMLNATASKLMNDFDAHAATDVTGFGLLGHLSEMCKASNVSAKIQFKSLPFLDGVDVLANDGVIPGGTKRNFEYISKFVSFSNSLSETQKLMASDAQTSGGLLVALPQSQAEDYAKKCTELTGLAAQQIGFFTSKQKSEIIVL from the coding sequence ATGTCAAAACGCAATCAAATTAAACTGACCCATTACTCACACGGCGCAGGCTGAGCCTGCAAGATTGGTCCGGAGGACCTAGCCCAGGTACTGGGTGATCTCGAAATAGTACATCAAGAAAGAGTGATTGTTGGATTCAATGGTTCTGACGATGCTGCCGTGGTGCGCCTTGACGAAGGCAAACTGGTCGTCCAGACTGTAGATTTTTTCACACCCATTGTAGATGATCCTTACCAATTTGGTCAAATTGCCGCGGCAAATTCACTATCAGATATTTATGCCATGGGAGCAACACCACGATTCGCGCTAAATATTGTTGGGTTTCCAATCAAAGAATTATCAAAAGATGTGTTAAAAGAAATTCTTCATGGTGGTTCAGATAAAGCTAAGGAGGCCGGCATCCCAATTGTGGGTGGTCATTCTATTGATGATAAAGAACCGAAGTACGGATTAGTGGTCACAGGAGATGTGAATGAGAATAAACTTATCCGGAATTCAAGTGCTCGTGATGACGATGCGATTATCCTGACGAAGCCACTGGGGACAGGCATAGTATCTACTGCCATTAAACAGGAGTTGGCTCCAGATGAAATGATTAAAAGTGCGGTAGATTGTATGGCCATGCTTAATGCAACTGCTTCCAAATTAATGAATGATTTTGACGCCCATGCAGCCACGGATGTAACAGGATTTGGCCTTTTGGGTCATTTATCAGAAATGTGTAAAGCCAGTAATGTTTCAGCAAAAATACAATTTAAATCACTCCCCTTTTTGGATGGCGTTGATGTATTAGCAAATGATGGTGTTATTCCCGGCGGTACAAAACGGAATTTTGAATATATCTCCAAATTTGTTTCATTTTCTAATTCACTTAGTGAAACTCAAAAGTTAATGGCATCTGATGCACAAACATCCGGCGGATTGCTGGTGGCTCTGCCCCAATCCCAAGCTGAAGATTATGCCAAAAAATGCACCGAGCTTACCGGCCTTGCCGCACAACAAATTGGTTTTTTCACCTCTAAACAAAAATCTGAAATAATTGTGCTGTAG